Proteins encoded together in one Spodoptera frugiperda isolate SF20-4 chromosome 15, AGI-APGP_CSIRO_Sfru_2.0, whole genome shotgun sequence window:
- the LOC118274583 gene encoding uncharacterized protein LOC118274583 isoform X1 produces MSSEGKTTDLTLDDLDNIDITLLTLRKPTDLKKVIDSVPKPVRAVPKNGLPLWYKLGLECKLPVPKMPVGKVIFSRGRIGEDVRRLGLGIGGGPRPTFDLTDPYCNNVTYDYVPMHDPHLAHHFAQKPARNRMKQLGFCTKDGRAVCSLKEFNQYRKYLYNQFMDRIHMEMKKLDERAKDDLTLKRVEADVARRLQVFTKAEKAREHLEKVSREHADEWAEKKRAAKAQEKKIQARMNYLAEFKAKQHKERAMKARDKQNRIKQRVQAAAEMELRRKITMVRQWRANEKKRVNRLKTEREAKLVRLENEANSKWNARMEAQNTKLQEEALLLQLYSEDMAAGARRRRKKAEVYAYNTDLELQRIRLANWKLLHGGTAKAVRLVRKMGTEFEKSKRGAKGMSPHLAHMMAAEAMTHAMSTSGDTLMILGQARARMDMETILPLAPLHIVNELLETTIREFARRRVHRLLVDVERAVQTRASLIFFQNFKPPTAKKRNKPRWAHQVHSEMTRQFFQRRDTSQLGFGEVVRIPNEEEVDYELKSIKDRPPTPVPSKTKLAEVTFVDRVEDLPDPVPSALPERKKLLEMVNISARLLSKSVSQKVQKGMDTTIGKVTLPPMRHPMEWGEAVEGLSTAVVDNRINADCGDVRRTSDFLTHRVLKALMNSMKFERKDLNKLSSVDNTHDFYVPGEIKDDLGKS; encoded by the exons atGTCATCTGAAGGGAAAACAACTGATCTTACGCTTGACGATCTTGATAACATCGACATAACGTTGTTGACACTGAGGAAGCCGACGGATTTGAAGAAAGTGATCGATTCAGTGCCAAAACCTGTGAGAGCGGTGCCAAAAAATGGCTTGCCTCTGTGGTACAAACTGGGGCTGGAGTGTAAGTTGCCTGTGCCAAAAATGCCGGTCGGGAAAGTTATATTTTCGCGCGGGAGGATCGGAGAAGAT GTTCGGCGACTTGGCCTGGGTATCGGTGGCGGTCCACGCCCTACCTTCGACCTGACAGATCCTTACTGTAACAACGTCACCTACGACTATGTACCAATGCACGACCCGCACCTGGCTCACCATTTTGCACAAAAACCAGCAAGGAACAGAATGAAGCAGCTAGGGTTCTGCACGAAGGATGGAAGGGCTGTGTGTTCGCTGAAGGAGTTTAACCAGTACAGAAAGTATTTGTACAACCAGTTCATGGATAGAATTCATATGGAGATGAAGAAGCTG GATGAGCGCGCAAAAGACGATTTAACCCTCAAACGAGTAGAAGCAGATGTGGCTAGGAGACTGCAGGTGTTCACGAAGGCGGAGAAAGCAAGAGAACACCTCGAGAAGGTATCTCGAGAACATGCTGATGAGTGGGCGGAGAAGAAACGAGC TGCCAAAGCCCAAGAGAAGAAAATCCAAGCTAGGATGAATTATTTGGCGGAGTTCAAAGCTAAGCAGCATAAGGAGCGTGCGATGAAGGCGCGTGACAAACAGAACAGGATCAAACAAAGGGTACAAGCTGCGGCTGAGATGGAACTCCGACGTAAGATCACCATGGTGCGCCAGTGGAGGGCGAATGAGAAGAAGAGGGTAAATAGACTGAAGACGGAGAGGGAGGCTAAGTTAGTGCGCCTGGAAAATGAG gcaAACAGCAAATGGAACGCTCGCATGGAAGCTCAGAACACGAAGCTGCAGGAAGAAGCTCTACTATTGCAGCTGTACTCTGAAGATATGGCAGCTGGAGCCAGGAGAAGAAGAAA GAAGGCAGAAGTGTACGCGTACAATACAGATCTAGAGTTGCAACGTATCAGATTAGCTAATTGGAAGCTGCTGCATGGAGGGACCGCGAAGGCGGTACGCCTCGTCAGGAAAATGGGCACAGAGTTTGAAAAG tcgAAGCGTGGTGCCAAGGGTATGAGTCCGCATTTGGCTCATATGATGGCCGCTGAAGCGATGACTCACGCAATGTCCACGTCTGGAGATACTCTTATGATCCTTGGACAAGCACGAGCCAGAATGGATATGGAAACCATTCTACCATTAGCTCCGCTCCACATAGTAAATGAG TTACTGGAGACCACCATCAGGGAGTTTGCTCGCCGTCGCGTGCACCGTCTGCTAGTGGACGTGGAGCGAGCGGTACAGACTCGTGCCTCCTTGATATTCTTCCAGAACTTCAAACCACCTACTGCCAAGAAACG TAATAAGCCGCGTTGGGCACACCAAGTGCACTCGGAAATGACGCGGCAGTTCTTCCAACGTCGCGACACTAGTCAGCTTGGCTTTGGTGAAGTTGTCAGAATACCCAATGAAGAAGAAGTAGATTATGAACTGAAAAGTATTAAGGATCGACCGCCTACGCCTGTG CCATCGAAGACCAAATTGGCGGAGGTCACTTTTGTCGACAGAGTTGAGGACTTGCCTGATCCTGTGCCCTCAGCCCTCCCAGAACGGAAGAAATTACTCGAG ATGGTGAACATATCAGCGCGGCTGCTGTCCAAGTCTGTGAGCCAGAAGGTACAGAAAGGCATGGACACCACCATAGGCAAGGTTACTCTGCCACCGATGCGACATCCCA TGGAATGGGGTGAGGCAGTGGAAGGTCTGTCGACGGCTGTAGTGGACAATCGCATTAATGCAGACTGTGGCGATGTGCGCCGGACCAGCGACTTCCTCACGCATAGAGTGCTGAAGGCGTTGATGAATAGTATGAAGTTTGAGAGAAAG gatcTTAACAAATTATCTTCAGTAGATAATACGCATGATTTTTACGTGCCGGGTGAAATCAAGGACGACTTAGGCAAGTCGTGA
- the LOC118273196 gene encoding uncharacterized protein LOC118273196: protein MSDSEGSYYQPTIERKTKTGRKPTENKRKSKSDRPSKKAASDSDIFGISHDHEAGADVGSSGRACLPSLFVYRVANGCERRTAHTNGEYYIDCKVYRANDARNTDSLELWKKAIVRIKLQTDIDSPQWQKLQEFVKSADVLFPDKPIFYDNK, encoded by the exons at GTCCGATTCTGAGGGTTCTTATTATCAACCAACCATTGAACGAAAAACGAAAACTGGTCGCAAACCTACAGAAAACAAACGCAAATCAAAATCAGACCGTCCCAG taaaaaagCTGCGAGTGATAGCGATATATTCGGTATCAGTCACGACCACGAGGCAGGCGCGGACGTCGGATCATCAGGTCGAGCATGCCTGCCGTCGCTGTTCGTGTACCGAGTGGCCAACGGGTGTGAGCGACGCACAGCTCACACCAATGGCGAATATTACATCGACTGCAAGGTGTACCGAGCTAACGACGCGCGCAACACCGACTCGCTAGAGCTATGGAAGAAGGCAATCGTACGGATCAAGCTCCAGACCGACATAGACTCTCCTCAGTGGCAAAAACTGCAGGAGTTTGTAAAGTCCGCAGATGTTTTGTTCCCCGACAAACCTATATTTTAcgataataaatag
- the LOC118274583 gene encoding uncharacterized protein LOC118274583 isoform X2: MSSEGKTTDLTLDDLDNIDITLLTLRKPTDLKKVIDSVPKPVRAVPKNGLPLWYKLGLECKLPVPKMPVGKVIFSRGRIGEDVRRLGLGIGGGPRPTFDLTDPYCNNVTYDYVPMHDPHLAHHFAQKPARNRMKQLGFCTKDGRAVCSLKEFNQYRKYLYNQFMDRIHMEMKKLDERAKDDLTLKRVEADVARRLQVFTKAEKAREHLEKVSREHADEWAEKKRAAKAQEKKIQARMNYLAEFKAKQHKERAMKARDKQNRIKQRVQAAAEMELRRKITMVRQWRANEKKRVNRLKTEREAKLVRLENEANSKWNARMEAQNTKLQEEALLLQLYSEDMAAGARRRRKKAEVYAYNTDLELQRIRLANWKLLHGGTAKAVRLVRKMGTEFEKSKRGAKGMSPHLAHMMAAEAMTHAMSTSGDTLMILGQARARMDMETILPLAPLHIVNELLETTIREFARRRVHRLLVDVERAVQTRASLIFFQNFKPPTAKKRNKPRWAHQVHSEMTRQFFQRRDTSQLGFGEVVRIPNEEEVDYELKSIKDRPPTPVPSKTKLAEVTFVDRVEDLPDPVPSALPERKKLLEMVNISARLLSKSVSQKVQKGMDTTIGKVTLPPMRHPMEWGEAVEGLSTAVVDNRINADCGDVRRTSDFLTHRVLKALMNSMKFERKSGTIPTLKDI; this comes from the exons atGTCATCTGAAGGGAAAACAACTGATCTTACGCTTGACGATCTTGATAACATCGACATAACGTTGTTGACACTGAGGAAGCCGACGGATTTGAAGAAAGTGATCGATTCAGTGCCAAAACCTGTGAGAGCGGTGCCAAAAAATGGCTTGCCTCTGTGGTACAAACTGGGGCTGGAGTGTAAGTTGCCTGTGCCAAAAATGCCGGTCGGGAAAGTTATATTTTCGCGCGGGAGGATCGGAGAAGAT GTTCGGCGACTTGGCCTGGGTATCGGTGGCGGTCCACGCCCTACCTTCGACCTGACAGATCCTTACTGTAACAACGTCACCTACGACTATGTACCAATGCACGACCCGCACCTGGCTCACCATTTTGCACAAAAACCAGCAAGGAACAGAATGAAGCAGCTAGGGTTCTGCACGAAGGATGGAAGGGCTGTGTGTTCGCTGAAGGAGTTTAACCAGTACAGAAAGTATTTGTACAACCAGTTCATGGATAGAATTCATATGGAGATGAAGAAGCTG GATGAGCGCGCAAAAGACGATTTAACCCTCAAACGAGTAGAAGCAGATGTGGCTAGGAGACTGCAGGTGTTCACGAAGGCGGAGAAAGCAAGAGAACACCTCGAGAAGGTATCTCGAGAACATGCTGATGAGTGGGCGGAGAAGAAACGAGC TGCCAAAGCCCAAGAGAAGAAAATCCAAGCTAGGATGAATTATTTGGCGGAGTTCAAAGCTAAGCAGCATAAGGAGCGTGCGATGAAGGCGCGTGACAAACAGAACAGGATCAAACAAAGGGTACAAGCTGCGGCTGAGATGGAACTCCGACGTAAGATCACCATGGTGCGCCAGTGGAGGGCGAATGAGAAGAAGAGGGTAAATAGACTGAAGACGGAGAGGGAGGCTAAGTTAGTGCGCCTGGAAAATGAG gcaAACAGCAAATGGAACGCTCGCATGGAAGCTCAGAACACGAAGCTGCAGGAAGAAGCTCTACTATTGCAGCTGTACTCTGAAGATATGGCAGCTGGAGCCAGGAGAAGAAGAAA GAAGGCAGAAGTGTACGCGTACAATACAGATCTAGAGTTGCAACGTATCAGATTAGCTAATTGGAAGCTGCTGCATGGAGGGACCGCGAAGGCGGTACGCCTCGTCAGGAAAATGGGCACAGAGTTTGAAAAG tcgAAGCGTGGTGCCAAGGGTATGAGTCCGCATTTGGCTCATATGATGGCCGCTGAAGCGATGACTCACGCAATGTCCACGTCTGGAGATACTCTTATGATCCTTGGACAAGCACGAGCCAGAATGGATATGGAAACCATTCTACCATTAGCTCCGCTCCACATAGTAAATGAG TTACTGGAGACCACCATCAGGGAGTTTGCTCGCCGTCGCGTGCACCGTCTGCTAGTGGACGTGGAGCGAGCGGTACAGACTCGTGCCTCCTTGATATTCTTCCAGAACTTCAAACCACCTACTGCCAAGAAACG TAATAAGCCGCGTTGGGCACACCAAGTGCACTCGGAAATGACGCGGCAGTTCTTCCAACGTCGCGACACTAGTCAGCTTGGCTTTGGTGAAGTTGTCAGAATACCCAATGAAGAAGAAGTAGATTATGAACTGAAAAGTATTAAGGATCGACCGCCTACGCCTGTG CCATCGAAGACCAAATTGGCGGAGGTCACTTTTGTCGACAGAGTTGAGGACTTGCCTGATCCTGTGCCCTCAGCCCTCCCAGAACGGAAGAAATTACTCGAG ATGGTGAACATATCAGCGCGGCTGCTGTCCAAGTCTGTGAGCCAGAAGGTACAGAAAGGCATGGACACCACCATAGGCAAGGTTACTCTGCCACCGATGCGACATCCCA TGGAATGGGGTGAGGCAGTGGAAGGTCTGTCGACGGCTGTAGTGGACAATCGCATTAATGCAGACTGTGGCGATGTGCGCCGGACCAGCGACTTCCTCACGCATAGAGTGCTGAAGGCGTTGATGAATAGTATGAAGTTTGAGAGAAAG AGCGGGACTATACCAACCCTGAAAGATATATAA
- the LOC118271979 gene encoding uncharacterized protein LOC118271979 translates to MQLLHENKTLLMGVKDRSMSTNVSLKEQLETMEVKEKRSSDASLLLMNPVASGDNVATGLTSAHKLKEELPPLVPCCEGRELQINEDLVRSGLSAISVKHDSVIQCLSMSRACERMQIPPGLVKHRNSFRSLHRPDLKRVPYLRRMSPDELETLFRGYADLPTRGNNKSDVRDEKPKNKLPPHENGHVIETDQINRPDEGNGANSLLPILETRSGAEDVPAGMRLHGARARLYTSVLAGARVGDQLDGVSTNEDFDTRVPDDPVPDEEVQLNEELQIILPPRYDDVTADSSITTNSMENYS, encoded by the exons ATGCAGCTACTACACGAAAACAAAACTCTTTTGATGGGCGTGAAGGATAGAAGCATGAGCACCAACGTGAGCTTGAAAGAACAATTGGAGACCATGGAGGTGAAAGAGAAGAGGTCATCGGATGCATCATTGCTCCTGATGAACCCGGTGGCAAGCGGTGACAATGTTGCCACCGGGCTCACCTCGGCTCACAAACTGAAAGAAGAACTGCCACCGCTCGTGCCGTGCTGCGAAGGAAGAGAACTACAG ATAAACGAGGACCTAGTAAGAAGTGGACTGTCAGCAATTTCCGTGAAACACGACAGCGTGATACAATGTTTGAGCATGTCACGCGCATGTGAACGGATGCAAATACCACCGGGTCTCgtaaag CATCGAAATTCCTTCCGGAGCCTTCACCGGCCCGACTTGAAGCGTGTTCCGTACCTGCGTCGCATGTCCCCTGATGAACTGGAAACCTTGTTCCGTGGATACGCAGACTTACCAACACGAGGGAATAACAAAAGTG ACGTTCGTGATGAGAAACCAAAGAACAAACTGCCGCCCCATGAAAACGGTCATGTAATAGAAACTGACCAAATCAACAGACCTGATGAAG GCAACGGTGCTAACTCATTACTCCCGATTCTGGAGACGCGTTCTGGCGCCGAGGACGTGCCTGCTGGCATGAGGCTGCACGGTGCTCGGGCAAGGCTCTACACCTCCGTCCTTGCCGGTGCTAGAGTGGGTGACCAGTTGGA TGGCGTTTCAACTAACGAAGATTTTGACACACGAGTCCCCGATGACCCAGTTCCCGACGAAGAAGTCCAACTCAACGAGGAACTGCAAATCATTCTCCCTCCGCGCTACGATGACGTCACAGCAGACTCTTCCATCACAACCAACTCCATGGAAAACTACAGCTAA